In Saccharomonospora marina XMU15, one genomic interval encodes:
- a CDS encoding thiamine pyrophosphate-binding protein, producing the protein MGQMAKTEPESATQPNEQRAAGGDPELISGGHLVAKALKAEGVDVIFTLCGGHIIDIYDGCVDEGIDVIDVRHEQVAAHAADGYARITGKPGCAVVTAGPGTTDAVTGVANALRAESPMLLIGGQGALGQHKMGSLQDLPHVDMMTPITKFAATVPATERAADLVSMAFRECYHGAPGPSFLEIPRDVLDAKVPLERARIPRPGGYRASTRSAGDPEAIEKLADLITHSEKPCVLLGSQVWTCRATDSAIEFVRTLNVPAFMNGSGRGTLPPKDPHHLQLARRYAFSNADLIIIVGTPFDFRMGYGKRLSSDATVVQIDLDYRTVGKNRDIDLGIVGDAGLVLSAVTQAASGRVDNGAANRKAWLEELRAVETQAYEKRLPRQLSDASPIDPYRLVHEINEFLTPNSIYIGDGGDIVTFSGQVVQPKSPGNWMDPGPLGTLGVGVPFVLAAKYARPDAEVVALFGDGAFSLTGWDFETLVRFNLPFIGIIGNNSSMNQIRYGQIQKYGEGRGRVGNTLGDVRYGEFARMLGGYGEEVTEPGQIRPALERARESGKPSLINVWVDPEVYAPGTMNQTMYK; encoded by the coding sequence ATGGGGCAGATGGCCAAAACGGAGCCGGAAAGCGCCACCCAGCCGAACGAGCAGCGGGCCGCGGGCGGCGACCCTGAGCTCATCTCCGGGGGACATTTGGTCGCGAAGGCGCTCAAGGCAGAAGGTGTCGACGTGATCTTCACCCTCTGCGGAGGTCACATCATCGACATCTACGACGGTTGCGTCGACGAGGGCATCGACGTGATCGACGTACGCCACGAGCAGGTCGCCGCGCACGCGGCGGACGGCTACGCCCGGATCACCGGCAAACCCGGCTGCGCCGTGGTCACCGCGGGGCCGGGAACCACCGACGCCGTCACCGGTGTCGCCAACGCGCTACGGGCGGAGAGCCCGATGCTGCTCATCGGCGGGCAGGGCGCGCTCGGCCAGCACAAGATGGGCTCGTTGCAGGACCTGCCGCACGTCGACATGATGACCCCGATCACCAAGTTCGCGGCCACCGTCCCCGCCACCGAGCGGGCGGCCGACCTGGTGTCCATGGCGTTTCGCGAGTGCTACCACGGCGCGCCCGGCCCGTCGTTCCTGGAGATTCCGCGCGACGTACTCGACGCCAAGGTGCCGCTGGAGCGGGCGCGCATCCCACGACCCGGCGGTTACCGGGCCTCGACCCGCAGCGCGGGCGACCCCGAGGCCATCGAGAAGCTCGCCGACCTGATCACGCACTCGGAGAAGCCCTGCGTACTGCTCGGCAGCCAGGTATGGACGTGCAGGGCGACCGACTCCGCCATCGAGTTCGTCCGCACCCTCAACGTGCCCGCGTTCATGAACGGCTCCGGCCGCGGCACGCTGCCGCCCAAGGACCCGCACCACCTGCAACTGGCACGGCGCTACGCCTTCTCCAACGCCGACCTCATCATCATCGTCGGCACCCCGTTCGACTTCCGGATGGGCTACGGCAAGCGGCTGTCCTCCGACGCCACCGTGGTGCAGATCGACCTCGACTACCGCACCGTGGGCAAGAACCGCGACATCGACCTCGGCATCGTCGGCGACGCGGGGCTGGTGCTGTCCGCGGTGACGCAGGCGGCCTCCGGCCGTGTCGACAACGGTGCCGCCAACCGCAAGGCGTGGCTGGAAGAGCTGCGCGCCGTGGAGACGCAGGCGTACGAGAAGCGGCTGCCGAGGCAACTGTCCGACGCCAGCCCCATCGACCCCTACCGGCTGGTGCACGAGATCAACGAGTTCCTGACCCCGAACTCCATCTACATCGGCGACGGCGGCGACATCGTCACCTTCTCCGGCCAGGTGGTGCAGCCGAAGTCCCCCGGCAACTGGATGGACCCCGGGCCGCTCGGCACGCTCGGCGTCGGTGTGCCGTTCGTCCTCGCGGCCAAGTACGCGCGGCCCGACGCCGAGGTCGTTGCCCTGTTCGGTGACGGCGCCTTCAGCCTCACCGGCTGGGACTTCGAGACGCTCGTGCGCTTCAACCTGCCGTTCATCGGCATCATCGGCAACAACTCGTCGATGAACCAGATCCGCTACGGGCAGATCCAGAAGTACGGCGAGGGCCGCGGCCGCGTGGGCAACACCCTCGGCGACGTCCGCTACGGCGAGTTCGCCCGGATGCTCGGCGGCTACGGCGAGGAGGTCACCGAGCCCGGCCAGATCCGGCCCGCGCTGGAACGGGCGCGCGAATCGGGCAAGCCCTCGCTGATCAACGTGTGGGTCGACCCCGAGGTGTACGCGCCGGGGACGATGAACCAGACCATGTACAAGTGA
- a CDS encoding acyl-CoA dehydrogenase family protein, translating to MTGGCDALARAIDDVVAPAAREVDKRARFPRAGLAALAGAGALGCTVPRALGGGGRTLREAADIVSRVAASCASTGTVLQAHLTAVAVLVEHGPARLLREVAGGAHLLGCVMNPLGTLPGEAIGRGHVVDLYGQAPWVVAAGEADSLVWSVAERLYLVPSTAPGLFVAERAELIGLRGTSATALLADPVTVPRDNLLTTRATETVHDVAFPWFTVLGAAVSLGIMDSAITATARAVKGAGPAPAVLSELARMTVLADSVRGMFIEAAYAERGGARDRQRLLALRAAATRTAVGVTDSAMKVCQSAAPRGMAEVERQFRDARAAYAVPPTPDTALEQLGSDLYGD from the coding sequence ATGACCGGCGGTTGCGACGCGCTGGCCAGGGCGATCGACGACGTCGTCGCCCCGGCGGCGCGCGAAGTCGACAAGCGAGCGAGGTTTCCCCGCGCCGGCCTGGCAGCCCTGGCCGGCGCGGGGGCCCTCGGCTGCACCGTCCCCCGTGCCCTCGGCGGCGGGGGCCGCACGCTGCGCGAGGCCGCCGACATCGTGTCCAGGGTGGCGGCCTCGTGCGCGTCGACGGGGACGGTGCTGCAAGCTCACCTCACCGCGGTGGCCGTGCTGGTCGAGCACGGCCCCGCGCGGCTGCTGCGGGAGGTCGCGGGCGGAGCGCACCTGCTCGGTTGCGTCATGAACCCGCTGGGCACGCTGCCCGGCGAGGCGATCGGGCGCGGGCACGTCGTCGACCTCTACGGCCAGGCGCCCTGGGTGGTCGCGGCGGGGGAGGCCGACAGCCTCGTGTGGTCGGTCGCCGAACGGCTGTACCTGGTGCCTTCGACCGCCCCCGGCCTGTTCGTCGCGGAACGAGCCGAGCTCATCGGCCTGCGCGGCACGTCCGCCACCGCGCTGCTCGCCGACCCTGTCACCGTGCCACGCGACAACCTGCTCACCACGCGCGCGACCGAAACCGTGCACGACGTCGCCTTCCCCTGGTTCACCGTGCTCGGCGCGGCCGTCAGCCTCGGCATCATGGACAGCGCGATCACCGCGACGGCGCGAGCCGTGAAAGGTGCGGGACCGGCTCCCGCCGTGCTGTCGGAACTGGCGCGGATGACCGTGCTGGCGGACTCGGTGCGGGGCATGTTCATCGAGGCCGCCTACGCCGAGCGAGGCGGCGCGCGGGACAGGCAGCGGCTGCTCGCGCTGCGGGCGGCGGCCACCCGGACCGCCGTCGGGGTGACCGACTCGGCCATGAAGGTGTGCCAGTCGGCGGCACCCCGCGGCATGGCGGAGGTCGAGCGTCAGTTCCGCGACGCCAGGGCCGCCTACGCCGTCCCGCCGACGCCGGACACGGCGCTGGAGCAGCTCGGGTCCGACCTGTACGGGGACTGA
- a CDS encoding DUF349 domain-containing protein, which produces MAEQNTPNGTDVPAPHQVRTTTGGPQAPAVPVAEADPSRWGRIDDDGTVYVRTADGERAVGVWQAGSAEEGLLHFARRFDDLRTEVELLQTRLTSGTGDPKQAVSSATQLRERLSDAAVVGDVEALRGRIEHVIGHAEQALAAAKQEREQARAAAVARKQALVEEAEQIAAESTQWKAAGDRLRSILDEWKTVKGVDRKTDDELWKRFSKARESFNRRRGSHFAELDKQRATAKRRKEELIAEAESMTDSTDWGPTAARYKELMAEWKAAGRAPKEADDALWQRFRAAQDAFFARRSAAFSERDAEFAENAARKEELLAEAEKIDPSTNLDAAKTQLRRVQERWDEIGKVPRDRIRELDGRLKAVQDRVRAAEDSRWRRTDPEAQARAAQFRERVEQFEAQAAKARAAGDERRAKRAQEQAAQWREWLEAAERAVADR; this is translated from the coding sequence ATGGCCGAGCAGAACACCCCGAACGGCACCGACGTCCCGGCGCCGCACCAGGTGCGCACCACAACAGGCGGGCCGCAGGCACCCGCCGTGCCGGTCGCGGAGGCCGACCCGTCGCGCTGGGGGCGCATCGACGACGACGGCACCGTCTACGTACGCACGGCCGACGGTGAGCGCGCGGTCGGCGTGTGGCAGGCAGGTTCGGCCGAGGAGGGCCTGCTGCACTTTGCCCGCCGGTTCGACGATCTGCGTACCGAGGTGGAGCTGCTGCAGACCCGGCTGACCTCCGGGACGGGCGACCCCAAGCAGGCCGTGTCGAGCGCGACGCAGCTGCGCGAGCGCCTCTCCGACGCGGCCGTGGTGGGCGATGTCGAGGCACTGCGCGGCCGTATCGAACACGTCATCGGTCACGCCGAGCAGGCACTGGCCGCGGCCAAGCAGGAGCGCGAGCAGGCGAGGGCGGCGGCCGTCGCCCGCAAGCAGGCGCTGGTGGAGGAGGCCGAGCAGATCGCGGCCGAGTCGACACAGTGGAAGGCCGCGGGCGACCGGCTGCGGTCGATCCTCGACGAATGGAAAACCGTCAAGGGAGTCGACCGCAAGACCGACGACGAGCTGTGGAAGCGGTTCTCCAAGGCGCGTGAGTCGTTCAACCGGCGACGTGGCTCCCACTTCGCCGAGCTGGACAAGCAGCGCGCCACCGCGAAACGGCGCAAGGAGGAGCTGATCGCCGAGGCGGAGTCGATGACCGACTCCACCGACTGGGGACCCACCGCCGCCAGGTACAAGGAACTGATGGCCGAGTGGAAGGCGGCGGGCCGCGCGCCGAAGGAGGCCGACGACGCACTGTGGCAGCGCTTCCGCGCGGCGCAGGACGCGTTCTTCGCGCGCAGGTCCGCGGCCTTCTCCGAACGGGACGCCGAGTTCGCCGAGAACGCGGCGCGCAAGGAGGAGTTGCTCGCCGAGGCCGAGAAGATCGATCCCTCGACCAATCTGGACGCGGCCAAGACGCAGCTGCGCAGGGTTCAGGAACGCTGGGACGAGATCGGCAAGGTGCCACGGGACCGCATCCGCGAGCTCGACGGGCGGCTCAAGGCGGTGCAGGACCGGGTACGGGCGGCGGAGGACAGCCGGTGGCGGCGCACCGACCCGGAGGCACAGGCACGGGCCGCGCAGTTCCGCGAGCGCGTCGAGCAGTTCGAGGCGCAGGCGGCCAAGGCGCGCGCCGCCGGTGACGAGCGGCGCGCGAAGCGGGCGCAGGAGCAGGCGGCGCAGTGGCGCGAATGGTTGGAGGCCGCGGAGCGGGCTGTCGCCGACCGGTGA
- a CDS encoding class III extradiol ring-cleavage dioxygenase family protein — protein sequence MITRIAVVPHPPLLVPELVPGAVESTAPVRDACLDAARGLARAARSWIAVGVAQRFSTIGPASCGTFAGFGVDVPVALSSRDGCGTGTGTELPLPALVAGWLRERAGAESVRVELVPADATVADCVAVGRRIAASSAAAADAEVGLLVLGDGSTRHSSAPPGWPDERAAAFDATVGAALAAADVRALLELDPVLAAELQAQGRAAWQVLAGFAEAGTRASGWRARLLYSEAPFGVAYHVATWECP from the coding sequence GTGATCACGCGTATCGCCGTGGTACCCCATCCTCCCCTCCTGGTGCCGGAACTGGTACCGGGAGCGGTCGAATCGACCGCGCCTGTTCGCGACGCCTGCCTGGACGCCGCGCGTGGTCTGGCGCGGGCGGCCCGGAGCTGGATCGCGGTTGGCGTGGCGCAGCGATTCTCGACCATCGGACCGGCTTCGTGTGGCACCTTCGCCGGTTTCGGGGTCGACGTGCCGGTCGCGCTGTCCTCCCGCGACGGATGCGGCACCGGCACCGGCACCGAACTCCCGCTGCCCGCGCTGGTGGCGGGCTGGCTGCGGGAGCGGGCGGGTGCGGAGTCGGTGCGGGTCGAGCTGGTTCCCGCCGACGCGACGGTGGCCGACTGCGTCGCGGTGGGAAGGCGCATCGCGGCGAGCTCGGCCGCGGCGGCGGATGCCGAGGTCGGGCTGCTCGTGCTCGGCGACGGCTCCACCCGGCATTCCTCGGCTCCACCCGGCTGGCCCGACGAGCGCGCGGCCGCCTTCGACGCGACGGTCGGTGCGGCGCTCGCAGCCGCCGACGTCCGCGCGTTGCTGGAACTGGACCCGGTCTTGGCGGCCGAGTTGCAGGCGCAGGGCCGTGCGGCCTGGCAGGTACTGGCCGGGTTCGCCGAGGCGGGCACCCGCGCGTCCGGCTGGCGGGCGCGGTTGCTCTACTCCGAGGCCCCGTTCGGGGTCGCCTACCACGTCGCGACGTGGGAGTGCCCGTGA
- a CDS encoding MFS transporter translates to MPRDSLWLHRDFRLLWAGDTASQFGTFVGRTALPLLAATTLAATPLEMGLLTASENAAFLLLGLPAGVWVDRMRRRPLMLRADLARGVLLLSVPLAWWAGVLSLPQLIVVALLVSVCTLFFDIAYQSYLPSLVGRSRLVEGNGKLQVSQSVAQVSGPGLAGALAQLLGAANAVATVGLSYLGSAALLGRIRTSEPPPSPRTGIKLRAEVGQGLRFVFGNRHLRAVTACTASGNFAGGAFASVEVLFLSRELRLPAAGVGAVLAVAGVGGLLGALSASRWLRRVGQARAVWLVPLLTWPAHLLVPLAEPGWRVGFAALGLAGFGYGVVVYNVAQVSYRQAICPDGLLGRMNASVRFVVWGVLPVGGLLGGVLGEWLGVRATVWITSVALAAAVLWVLCSPLRLLRDIPADQLLAVTQDSPSSAGDSRAGPQNSPTATQDSRS, encoded by the coding sequence ATGCCCCGTGACTCGCTGTGGTTGCACCGGGACTTCAGACTGTTGTGGGCGGGCGACACCGCCAGCCAGTTCGGCACGTTCGTGGGGCGCACGGCACTGCCGCTGCTCGCCGCGACGACGCTGGCCGCGACCCCGCTCGAGATGGGACTGCTGACCGCCTCGGAGAACGCCGCGTTCCTGCTGCTGGGCCTGCCCGCGGGAGTGTGGGTGGACCGGATGCGGCGCAGGCCTCTCATGCTGCGGGCCGACCTCGCCCGCGGTGTGCTGCTGCTCTCGGTGCCGCTGGCGTGGTGGGCGGGTGTGCTTTCGCTGCCGCAACTGATCGTGGTGGCGCTGCTGGTGAGCGTGTGCACGCTGTTCTTCGACATCGCCTACCAGTCCTACCTGCCGTCTCTGGTTGGCAGGAGCAGGCTCGTGGAGGGCAACGGCAAACTTCAGGTCAGCCAGTCGGTCGCGCAGGTGAGCGGCCCCGGGCTCGCCGGTGCGCTGGCCCAGTTGCTGGGCGCGGCCAACGCCGTCGCCACCGTCGGGTTGAGTTACCTCGGTTCGGCGGCACTGCTGGGGCGCATCAGGACGAGCGAGCCGCCCCCGAGTCCCCGTACCGGGATCAAGCTGCGGGCAGAGGTCGGGCAGGGACTTCGGTTCGTGTTCGGCAACCGGCACCTGCGGGCCGTCACGGCGTGCACGGCGTCGGGCAACTTCGCGGGGGGCGCGTTCGCCAGCGTTGAGGTGCTGTTCCTCAGCCGCGAGTTGCGACTGCCAGCTGCGGGGGTCGGCGCGGTGCTCGCCGTCGCAGGGGTGGGCGGTTTGCTCGGTGCGCTCTCGGCGAGCCGGTGGCTGCGCCGGGTCGGGCAGGCGCGGGCCGTGTGGCTCGTGCCGCTGCTGACCTGGCCGGCACACCTGCTCGTACCGCTGGCCGAGCCGGGTTGGCGGGTCGGCTTCGCCGCGCTCGGTCTGGCGGGGTTCGGATACGGCGTCGTGGTGTACAACGTCGCGCAGGTGAGCTACCGGCAGGCGATCTGTCCCGACGGGCTGCTGGGCCGGATGAACGCGAGCGTGCGGTTCGTGGTGTGGGGCGTGCTTCCGGTCGGCGGTCTGCTCGGTGGGGTGCTCGGCGAATGGCTGGGAGTGCGCGCCACCGTCTGGATCACCTCGGTGGCGCTCGCGGCCGCCGTGCTGTGGGTGCTGTGCTCGCCGCTTCGGCTGCTGCGCGACATCCCGGCCGACCAACTGCTTGCCGTGACGCAGGACTCACCGTCGTCAGCGGGGGACTCGCGGGCGGGACCGCAGAACTCGCCGACCGCAACGCAGGACTCGCGGTCGTGA
- a CDS encoding helix-turn-helix domain-containing protein translates to MSTRRRKATEAEANALASGIRMRIIRLTYSEALTNKELAQRLGRDPATTLHHVRKLVDTGFLRPQPPRSGNRGAREIPYLSTGLSWQLDNADSEGVREAMLEAFLAEVAQTPGGELDQSRLVVQLDDDEREEFRQRLRDLLDEFAARPRRQGAQRLAVYLALYPSR, encoded by the coding sequence GTGAGCACGCGGCGGAGGAAAGCGACGGAGGCCGAGGCGAACGCGCTGGCGTCCGGAATACGGATGCGGATCATCCGGTTGACCTACTCGGAGGCGCTGACCAACAAGGAACTCGCCCAGCGGCTTGGTCGCGACCCCGCGACGACGCTGCACCACGTGCGCAAACTCGTCGATACGGGTTTTCTGCGACCGCAGCCACCGCGAAGCGGCAACCGGGGAGCGCGGGAGATCCCGTACCTTTCCACCGGCCTGTCCTGGCAGTTGGACAACGCCGACAGCGAGGGTGTGCGTGAGGCGATGCTGGAGGCGTTCCTGGCCGAGGTGGCGCAGACCCCGGGGGGCGAGCTGGACCAGTCGCGGCTGGTCGTGCAACTGGACGACGACGAGCGCGAAGAGTTCCGGCAGCGCCTGCGGGACCTGCTGGACGAGTTCGCCGCCCGCCCTCGACGG
- the miaA gene encoding tRNA (adenosine(37)-N6)-dimethylallyltransferase MiaA, with translation MSVSVSPVAVVGPTATGKTALGVELALALGGEVVNADAMQLYRGMDIGTAKATAQERRGVPHHLLDVLEVRQAASVAAYQRDARARVEELLARGVVPVLVGGSGLYVQAVVDDLRFPGTDPAVRAELEEQARKYGTESLYRRLAEADPAAAEAILPSNTRRIVRALEVIELTGQPFSANLPAPGTPRYGTALIGVDRAVAELDERVELRVSRMFSAGLVDEVRELEAMGLREGRTASRALGYQQVLHALDTDGDFEQAAARTVVATRRFVRRQRSWFRRDDRISWFDGADPALADRVLRALAP, from the coding sequence GTGAGCGTGTCCGTTTCCCCGGTCGCCGTGGTCGGGCCCACCGCCACCGGTAAGACCGCACTCGGGGTGGAGCTGGCGCTGGCGCTCGGCGGTGAGGTCGTCAACGCCGACGCCATGCAGCTGTACCGCGGTATGGACATCGGCACCGCCAAGGCGACGGCCCAGGAGCGCAGAGGAGTGCCCCACCACCTGCTCGACGTGCTGGAGGTGAGGCAGGCGGCGTCGGTGGCGGCCTACCAGCGCGACGCCCGCGCGCGCGTGGAGGAGTTGCTCGCCAGGGGAGTCGTCCCGGTGCTGGTCGGCGGCTCGGGGCTGTACGTCCAGGCCGTGGTCGACGACCTGCGTTTTCCCGGCACCGATCCCGCGGTGCGTGCCGAACTGGAGGAGCAGGCACGAAAGTACGGCACGGAGTCGTTGTACCGGCGGCTCGCCGAGGCCGATCCCGCCGCCGCCGAGGCGATCCTGCCGTCCAACACCCGCCGCATCGTGCGGGCGCTGGAGGTCATCGAGCTCACCGGGCAGCCGTTCTCGGCCAACCTGCCCGCACCGGGAACGCCCCGCTACGGCACGGCGCTGATCGGTGTCGACCGCGCCGTGGCCGAACTCGACGAGAGGGTGGAGCTGCGGGTGTCGCGCATGTTCTCCGCCGGGCTGGTGGACGAGGTGCGCGAGTTGGAGGCCATGGGGTTGCGCGAGGGCAGGACGGCCTCGCGCGCACTCGGCTACCAGCAGGTGCTCCACGCGCTCGACACCGACGGCGACTTCGAGCAGGCCGCGGCGCGGACCGTGGTGGCGACCCGGCGGTTCGTTCGCAGGCAACGGTCCTGGTTTCGCAGGGACGACCGCATCAGCTGGTTCGACGGTGCCGACCCCGCGCTGGCCGACCGCGTGCTCCGCGCGCTCGCCCCGTAA
- a CDS encoding DUF6457 domain-containing protein — protein sequence MDGLREWTSALCSNLGLDASGVNSADGVNAGQNPVATAGAAKTSGVADIADTANMDTADRELIVDLARCAGRTVAEQAGPITAYLVGVAVGRGLSPAEAVARLDELTLNWPRIDWRD from the coding sequence ATGGACGGACTACGCGAATGGACTTCCGCGCTGTGCTCGAATCTCGGCCTCGACGCGAGCGGAGTCAATAGTGCTGACGGTGTCAATGCGGGCCAGAACCCGGTGGCCACGGCCGGCGCAGCCAAAACATCCGGCGTAGCCGACATAGCGGACACAGCGAACATGGACACCGCCGACCGCGAACTCATCGTCGATCTGGCGAGGTGCGCGGGCAGGACCGTCGCCGAGCAAGCCGGCCCGATCACGGCCTACCTCGTCGGAGTGGCGGTCGGGCGGGGCCTCAGCCCAGCCGAGGCCGTCGCGCGGCTCGACGAATTGACCTTGAACTGGCCCCGGATCGACTGGCGCGACTGA
- a CDS encoding 2-dehydropantoate 2-reductase, with product MKVAVLGAGAIGAYVGASLHRAGAEVHLIARGDHLRAMRESGVRVYSPRGDFTAHPHATDDPAEVGPVDHVFLGLKANQYAGAGPLLEPMLAEHTSVIAAQNGIPWWYFHGLPGPHQGKRIESVDPGGSVSAVLPPRRAIGCVVYAATEIAAPGEIRHLEGTRLSIGEPDGTLSDRCREFSEAMVAGGLKCPVEPDLRKDIWIKLMGNVAFNPISALSRATMAGICRHDGTRQLVVEMMRETLDVAAALGVHTDVSIERRLAGAERTGEHKTSTLQDLEKGKPLELDAILTAVVELADLAGVAVPTLRVVNALADLLNTSTTAASAPPGAGQAAGVAART from the coding sequence TTGAAGGTTGCAGTTCTCGGTGCCGGCGCCATCGGCGCATATGTCGGCGCCAGCCTCCACCGTGCCGGAGCCGAGGTCCACCTGATCGCCCGCGGAGACCACCTGCGCGCGATGCGTGAATCCGGAGTCCGCGTGTACAGCCCGCGCGGCGATTTCACCGCCCACCCGCACGCCACGGACGATCCGGCCGAGGTGGGACCCGTCGATCACGTCTTCCTCGGGCTGAAGGCCAACCAGTACGCGGGCGCCGGGCCGCTGCTCGAACCGATGCTCGCCGAGCACACCTCCGTGATCGCGGCGCAGAACGGCATCCCGTGGTGGTACTTCCACGGCCTGCCGGGCCCCCACCAGGGGAAGCGAATCGAAAGCGTCGATCCCGGCGGGTCGGTCAGCGCCGTGCTGCCACCACGGCGTGCCATCGGTTGCGTCGTCTACGCCGCCACCGAGATCGCCGCTCCCGGCGAGATCAGGCACCTGGAGGGCACCCGGCTGTCCATCGGAGAACCCGACGGAACGCTGTCCGACCGCTGCAGGGAATTCTCCGAGGCCATGGTCGCGGGCGGGCTGAAGTGCCCGGTCGAGCCGGACCTGCGCAAGGACATCTGGATCAAGCTCATGGGCAACGTCGCGTTCAACCCCATCAGCGCTCTGTCCAGGGCCACGATGGCGGGCATCTGCAGACACGACGGGACGCGGCAGCTGGTGGTGGAGATGATGCGGGAGACCCTCGACGTCGCCGCCGCCCTCGGGGTGCACACCGACGTCTCGATCGAGCGCAGGCTCGCCGGAGCCGAGCGCACCGGCGAGCACAAGACGTCCACGCTGCAGGACCTGGAGAAGGGCAAGCCGCTGGAGCTGGACGCGATCCTCACCGCCGTCGTCGAACTCGCCGACCTCGCCGGTGTGGCCGTGCCGACGCTTCGGGTGGTGAACGCGCTCGCGGACCTGCTCAACACGTCCACCACGGCGGCCTCCGCACCCCCCGGGGCGGGTCAGGCCGCGGGCGTCGCCGCCCGGACATGA
- the dapF gene encoding diaminopimelate epimerase — MGGIEFLKGHGTQNDFVLLPDAAGVLDLTRERVAALCDRQRGIGADGVLRVVRCAALGIESAAEWFMDYRNADGSLAEMCGNGVRVFARYLVENGLERGPEFVIGSRAGDRAVRVNPDRTVTVHMGAARITGTSVAIVGGRELSGVAVDVGNPHLVSTMDDDVSGLELRDQPRYDHDLFPEGVNLEFVNVVGDHALRMRVHERGVGETRSCGTGTVAAVAATLHLAGTDTGSSTVDVPGGTVKVTVDRGDSTLTGPAVFVARGELDESWWNNLP; from the coding sequence ATGGGTGGAATCGAGTTCCTGAAGGGCCACGGCACGCAGAACGACTTCGTGCTGCTGCCCGACGCGGCCGGCGTGTTGGACCTGACCCGCGAGCGGGTGGCGGCCCTGTGCGACCGGCAGCGTGGTATCGGCGCCGACGGTGTGCTGCGGGTCGTGCGCTGCGCCGCGCTGGGAATCGAATCCGCCGCCGAGTGGTTCATGGACTACCGCAACGCCGACGGCTCGCTCGCCGAGATGTGTGGCAACGGGGTGCGGGTGTTCGCCAGGTACCTGGTGGAGAACGGACTCGAGCGAGGTCCGGAGTTCGTGATCGGCAGCCGCGCCGGCGACCGCGCCGTGCGGGTGAATCCCGACCGTACCGTCACGGTCCACATGGGAGCGGCCAGGATCACGGGGACATCGGTCGCGATCGTGGGGGGCCGGGAACTGTCCGGCGTTGCGGTGGACGTCGGCAACCCGCACCTGGTGTCCACGATGGACGACGACGTGTCCGGGCTGGAACTGCGCGACCAGCCGCGCTACGACCACGACCTCTTCCCTGAAGGGGTGAACCTGGAGTTCGTCAACGTCGTCGGCGACCACGCGCTGCGGATGCGGGTTCACGAGCGCGGCGTGGGTGAGACCCGATCGTGCGGCACCGGCACGGTGGCCGCCGTCGCGGCGACCCTGCATCTCGCCGGTACCGACACCGGATCATCCACTGTGGACGTCCCAGGAGGGACGGTGAAGGTGACCGTCGACCGCGGCGACTCCACGCTGACCGGGCCCGCGGTGTTCGTCGCCAGAGGTGAACTGGACGAGTCGTGGTGGAACAACCTCCCCTGA